The genomic DNA GAAGAGAAGCCCAACTTTTTTGTAATGCCCAAAAATCACTAGATAACAAcattagtttgtgttttttctgtttgtaattTGTTTGCAAGTGCTATTGCTTTTGTTTATAAAGCTCACTTTTATGCTAAAAGTATTTAATGTTTCTGTGggtttagaaataaataatgcgTTATTGCAAAGTCTTCAATTGTACGTGTaactgttattaaaaaaaaaagggaaaaaaagccacaaagtatttttttaatcgcTTTATTGTGTGACGCGCTGTTTTTGACCCTCGCGAGCCACCGTTGGCAGCAGTACACACGTGATCCAGTCATTTGACAGGACAAAACACGGCAGTCCATCAAACATCAGGCGACATGGACCATCACCGGATCGACAGGGTGGGCCTCCTGTCCCCCCTGGAGGAGTCCAGCGCAGAGATCAGCAGAGACAGTGGCATCGTGTCGCAGAGTGCCAGCAGTCTGTCCATGGTCAGCGACATCCTGAGCAGCGGATCCGTGTCGCAGAGCCCCAGCTTTGGCGCAGCGGCTAATGTCATCCCACAAAGCCCCAGCCAAAGCCCCAGCCTCCACCAAGCAGCAGAGCCCGGGACAGCAGAGGAGCACGACCCGGAGCAGGACGACGAGGTGCTGAGACACACCGCCCTCAGCTACTCCTCCTACATCAGGGCGACAGCTGGAGAAGAGGTTTGTGTTGTAGTTGCTGTGAGATTTATCAAGGTAGCTCACGTTTATATTACTGCGATAAGCTCAGAGTGCGATACAGATAagatgtaatattattattattattatggtaaTTAGCTAACAAGAGTTccagtaaaacaaacactgcGGGTCTTGACATTGACTGCACATTATTTAGGTTTACTGTTTTATGTCAGTAAAGTCAAGTTTAACAGTCCAAAATAAGATCTAACCAAAATCTGACATCCTGATACAACACCACACcccccagtacctcccactccactcactaataataataataataataacaattataatGCACCCTTCAAAACAAAATGTGCTtcacaataaacattttaaatgcaagTAAAAGATCCAAAGTAAATaagaaagataagaaaaaaaaataccataaaaatgactcttaacccttacataccgTTTTACGGTCAAAGTTaactcatttttaacatttgagagctggtaaaaacacaatatacacatttcttctaggtggacttttccctaatgtgaccccgaatatacaaaaatgtctttttttttcttctataaataagagaatttatgaatgtgaattggtgtagagactaattatcagtcagagtatgaacagtatgtaagggttaagaagaAATTTAAAAGGTGACACTGGGTTTGCCTGCCTTAGATCTCCAGGCACAGCTGAGGGGCCCGAACAGCAAAGGCCCGGTCCCCTCTAGTAACATGTCGAGATGTAGGAACCATCAGTGGGGCCAAGCTGGAAGATCTCAATCGGCGGTCAGGCTCATAAAGACTTAGCAATTCACAAATATAGGAAGGATACTGACCATTCAATGTTTTGAAAACCCTGCAGTAAAATCTTGAAATCAATTTTCAAACTCACAGGTAACCAGTGAAGGGCAGCAAGGATATGTGTGATGTGGTCACTTTTCTTAAAACCTGAGGAATGACCGCATTACTAGGATTAGGATTAAGACTCAAACCATACAACACTCACTGTATGCACGAGTGTATTTACTTTGTCTTACTATGTAAaccccaggaacattgcacatgtAGTATATACCTCAGATTTTCTGCACatggtacatttatttttatctgtattttgtatgtaaatctaaggaacatttcacatgtatataatctcaggaatttctgcatattgcacatttaaatattgcagatgtatttacacaaagatccagtttactttatatagtattttatttatcatattttgtccttttttattgttaattctaCTTTCAGTACACTTTCACCCTTACGCTGCTACTCAtttccactgtactgctgtgacAATTTGACTTTctcccaagggggatcaataaagatatatcttatcttattttatcttatgttATCATAGGTCAATTCAAATCTCGATAACGATGCATATCATGATATTGCACATTTTCTATGAATTCAATTAATTCATAGTTTCTGGTGTGTGTCCCGTTCccatattgatattgtgatgtGCTTTCACTTATTTACACAATcagatgtttgataaataatcatcagtaatgtgcaTATAATAACTACAGTAAATTGGTGAAGgctaataataaaacagcaagAACAGtttggtaagttcagaaaactACATCAATTCActgtaattcagcctttaaaactaggaaaagacaacacttatgccatattatgatatccaaaatctaagaagATATCTAGTCATAAGCATTGCTATTattcagcctgtgaaaacagatATGTAACGTTTTCTTTTGCCCTGTTTTCAGATTTATCTCCGCAAGCATGTGTGGCTCTCAGTCTAGCCTCCATTACAAATCTGAGGTGCTGAATAAAACCCATTAGATGCAATATCATAAACATAAATGGTCTGAGCCCACAGAGACCCTCAAAACAGCTCTCGTATGTGTTTGTAGGTATTGATTTTCACTTGTGatagactgactgactgacattaACTGGATATGCGTGATACAAGACAATTTATGAAGAAGCTGAGTGAGCTAGTTGACTCTGTAGGAGGACAAAGGCCACTGTATTTGGGTCCTGTGGTTCTTACTGACACAATTTAAAGGCATATGATTCACTTTCAGCTGGAGCTGGTGTGTGGGACTAACTCTGAAGTGCATGGAAGTTTTAGGTTCGCTCATTTGATTTGTTGAAGCCCTTTGAGGCAAATCTGTAATATTGGGCTATTTAAAATGACTTGACGGGTCAGTAgctttactttgtgtgtgtttctttttctgtgtataACATTTTGCGACCTTTTCTTCTAGATCCTGTGCTTAGAGAAAAGCTTGGAAGAAATGCTGACGAGAGTAGACGAGTTTGTTGGGATGCTGGATATGGTAAGTTAGGTCACGCTATGAAACCGTAACAAATTATGAATGTATGGTAtgagagctgcaacgattagtcgattagTTAAGTAGTTGCAACTATTGTGTCCCAACCAACTATTGTTGGTTGGGACACAAAAggacattttaggttgcatcctgggctttgggaaaccatgttctaacattttatggaccaaacagctaatcaattaatctataCAGATTCTCATGTTTACTGAATTACATGCATATTTCTCTCTTACATCCCTTTGTGTTTCGTCTCCAGATTCGTAATGATACTTCCCAGATAGTGAATGAAAACCTACCTCAAATCCAACAGAAGTCGGATGAAATGAGACAAATATACAGAAGAATTGATAAGTTAGAGGTAAGTGATGGATGAAGGGATTTTTACTTGgttttatatcaaatatttttgtCCTCAGTCAGTTTGAATGCACATGCGCTCCAGTGAATAACATCCTGGGATCAAAGCAGACCGAAAAATACGCCAACAAGGATTCTGAAATCAttatataacataataaaaaattgATAATAAATTCATCTGATAGAGCACTGACAgactatttccttttttctttgtgcacTAAAGGAAATAAACATTGGTTTTAGGGTGCAACATGTTCCTGTTTTCAGATCCTAATAAtatttcacacactgatgaactAATGGTTGGTCACAGAGTGAAAACAGTTACTTTCACATAgttgttcttttcattttcattcttcaTCTAAAGGCATGTCTTGTTTACATTCACAAATATTTGCTACCAAAATTTTCCAGTGATATCATTTTTCTCTATTTACTCCTTTGTCACAGAAGACCAAGAGAATTGTGTTAGAAAACTGACCTTGTTATAATAAATGTAGTCGATTGGTACATGCCTTCTCACTTGAAGAGTTTTCTTTtctaccattaaaaaaaataaaaataaaactagaaGAGTGCACTCAGCCAACTGCAGATCTCTGTCAGGTGTGAACAGTCAACATAGTTGTGAAGATAACAGAAACAGGGATTTATTCATCTTGTATCGTGCCTAACTTTAGTGGATCATAACATTATCAGGTATGGAATGAATCAGCAAAGGATCCAGTTCAAGATAAGACCAAACTTTTCTGGTGATATCAGTTTTTGAGCCACTAAGTAAACCTTATTTTAGTCGTGCTGATTGCCATAACTGCTTTTTGCTTTGTCATAAATCATATCATAAAATGGCGACGACTGCTGAAAAGGTGAAAGTCTAAGCTTTACGATAGTATCATAACGAGTCATGTTGCAAAATAGGCTTTTTAGAAATTGTGAATCACCATAACTACGAGAGGTTGTTAAGCACACAGttataaatgtgcacaaaaactATAAGGCTGATGAGTCCAGTACTGTCTGagattagctgcagacacacccACAAAACCAAACACATGTTCCCCTCTTATGCCTGGTGGAAAtaataaaagttattaaaacCTTCAGAGATTGCGTTAGGCACAGTCTTGGCAATGAATGAATGCCTAGCTGGTCTTAATAaacctttttgttttatatttgtgtgaaGTTTTATTGGTTGATCTGTGGATTGAAGGTTTCTTATTCTGCACAGGTTGAAGAGGAACATTTGTTGCTTCAGGCTTTATACATTTAACTTGACTTGCTTGCAGGATTTTGTAAAGATGGTGGGAGCCAATGTCAGTGccatggaggagcaggtcaCGCAGGCAGAGGGAGAACTAGGAACACTACCGGGTGCTTTCAAGAAGATACTGCGCACAATGAGTGTCCCaggcttcttaaatgtgagagCTCCTTTATatgtttgtcactttttttgGTGCATtaatttcatgtgttttaacaACCATGGCCAGTGAATTAAgggtttaattgtttttttttcacttccaaTTGTTTGCTGACATCCAGTGAAGCTGAATGTCATGTATTGCAcctttttaagatttttaattTACGTATTTTTTACTCATAGAAACCGGCCAGCCCAAGAAGACCAGCACCACATCAGCGTCAAGAGATCCCCAGCGTGTTCCGGACAGATGATTATTTCACATCGCAGCCCGAGCAGTGACAAACATATGACAACATGTAACAGATAACTTGGTTCTAACCTCAGAGGCCTGTTGGGTGAAACTGTGGAGACAACTTTTACTGCCATCCATTGCAAAGAGGATCTATTGGTGCAGTGGCCTCAACAAAGCAATAGTAGCCTTTCTGAACAAGTCACTGGAAGTCAAGTGCGTGAAGACGTTCTGCGTTTTTTGAGTGTCGTACTTCTGGCAGCAACAAGCACTGAACTGTAGCAAaatgatatttcatttttttttaaagtgcctAACTGGTTATTTCTGTCCATCTTGTTTTCACTAATTGTGAAGAAAACAATGTAAAGATGTTAGATTTGTAACGAGTCAGATGGTCAAAATCATCCCACTTGCCAATAGGACACTGAGAAGAAGGTACAATAGGAGGAGTAGTAAAGATCTTCAGATGTATGACATGACGATCaatccagctttttttttttttataaattacaTTCCTGTTACTGGTGTTTGTAAAAACCTGCACGCTGTTATCGATTAATCTGTATTTCTAATGTCTAATCAGTCACCCCAAGCAATATTGGTCTT from Scomber scombrus chromosome 16, fScoSco1.1, whole genome shotgun sequence includes the following:
- the bloc1s4 gene encoding biogenesis of lysosome-related organelles complex 1 subunit 4, which codes for MDHHRIDRVGLLSPLEESSAEISRDSGIVSQSASSLSMVSDILSSGSVSQSPSFGAAANVIPQSPSQSPSLHQAAEPGTAEEHDPEQDDEVLRHTALSYSSYIRATAGEEILCLEKSLEEMLTRVDEFVGMLDMIRNDTSQIVNENLPQIQQKSDEMRQIYRRIDKLEDFVKMVGANVSAMEEQVTQAEGELGTLPGAFKKILRTMSVPGFLNKPASPRRPAPHQRQEIPSVFRTDDYFTSQPEQ